The Phycisphaerales bacterium genome includes a region encoding these proteins:
- a CDS encoding retroviral-like aspartic protease family protein, with protein MQRSRLHPAWMVLMLLPGMVLAENPWKERVPRAVEQAERALVRALDTAYRADDWQTGAQLADAAVLLGKHSPEMRARIARAYWRAGRLPEAEWHADLLDPQSNDRVALRVLTDLHLARGSRDTARAFAERLGGQPSAAPEDLYRLFQARTAAQQFEGAPQLLQRIERLASSRNGYPEMYLAESVAGVSTFLNRIGPDPLNQVRRYGSAPMPPLVLIGLPACDVVINGQGPYRMILDTGGSIMIALDQAIADDLGLKSIAPASVRGVSGKQTTGQVLLERVEIGGVELERVLCRTFDVRSALMNLADGIVGTGIFGDARLTLDFAEATFEVSASSGSPAPGAAVDVRIVGDAKLMVPVVFGDAPAVALLDTGADAIAISPSRQALLFTEEELQTFEFEMPLGVGSGHATKLSMSPGAPLEFAGRRFEGYGGLGLSLLDEILGPVLGMQTDVLIGMPTFRLMSKCTIDYPTARLWIEWLPE; from the coding sequence ATGCAGAGAAGTCGGCTGCACCCCGCGTGGATGGTACTCATGTTGCTGCCGGGCATGGTGTTGGCGGAGAATCCGTGGAAGGAACGCGTGCCGCGCGCGGTAGAGCAGGCCGAGCGCGCACTCGTGCGGGCGTTGGACACCGCGTATCGGGCGGATGACTGGCAGACGGGGGCCCAGTTGGCCGACGCGGCGGTCCTGCTCGGGAAGCACTCACCGGAAATGCGCGCGCGGATCGCACGGGCCTATTGGCGCGCCGGGCGCCTGCCGGAAGCCGAGTGGCATGCCGACCTGCTCGACCCGCAGTCGAACGATCGGGTAGCACTGCGCGTACTGACCGACCTCCACCTCGCACGCGGATCGCGCGACACAGCGCGGGCGTTCGCCGAGCGTCTGGGGGGGCAGCCCTCGGCCGCACCTGAGGATCTCTATCGCCTGTTCCAGGCGCGTACGGCCGCCCAACAGTTCGAGGGCGCACCGCAGCTTCTGCAGCGTATCGAGCGGCTCGCCAGCTCGCGGAACGGTTATCCGGAGATGTACCTCGCCGAGTCGGTTGCGGGTGTCAGCACGTTTCTCAACCGGATCGGCCCCGACCCGCTGAATCAGGTGCGACGCTACGGCAGCGCCCCCATGCCACCGCTGGTACTGATTGGGCTGCCGGCTTGTGACGTCGTGATCAACGGCCAGGGACCCTACCGCATGATCCTCGACACGGGCGGCAGCATCATGATCGCCCTTGATCAGGCCATCGCCGATGACCTCGGGCTGAAGTCGATTGCACCTGCATCCGTGCGCGGGGTGTCGGGCAAGCAGACTACCGGGCAGGTATTGCTTGAGCGGGTGGAAATCGGCGGGGTCGAGCTGGAGCGTGTGCTGTGCCGCACCTTCGACGTGCGCAGCGCACTCATGAACCTGGCGGACGGCATCGTCGGCACGGGAATCTTCGGTGACGCACGCTTGACGCTTGACTTTGCGGAAGCGACGTTCGAGGTCAGCGCATCGTCGGGCTCACCGGCGCCGGGGGCGGCCGTCGATGTCCGCATCGTCGGGGATGCCAAGCTGATGGTGCCCGTGGTTTTCGGTGATGCCCCGGCCGTGGCGCTGTTGGATACAGGGGCGGATGCAATCGCCATCTCGCCATCACGGCAGGCACTGCTCTTCACCGAGGAGGAGTTGCAGACTTTTGAGTTCGAGATGCCGCTTGGGGTCGGCAGCGGTCACGCCACCAAGTTGTCAATGTCACCGGGCGCGCCGTTGGAGTTCGCCGGGCGGCGATTCGAGGGCTATGGTGGACTGGGCCTCAGTCTCCTGGATGAGATTCTTGGCCCGGTACTCGGTATGCAGACGGATGTACTGATCGGCATGCCCACCTTCCGGCTAATGAGCAAGTGCACAATCGACTATCCGACGGCACGGCTATGGATCGAATGGCTGCCGGAA
- a CDS encoding alpha/beta fold hydrolase, whose protein sequence is MQACTGRWWWTGILFLLSGGPLATWALEAQPVTFAASDGLRIHAAYYPPPLTQRDPAPIVILLHGLHECRAAWEPLLAPLHEAGFAILAPDLRGHGESATTATREAVQANEAAVFRAMQHDLRGAYDWLAASPRHDRARFALVGTGLGVSVALQYTAADRSVDTVVGLSPLLAAHGLDPAGDIAQITGRRLLLVGTDEDRDAMYSLKARGEGIETRAQRGARERGVGLFTDDADLARTLASELKTAVGTPAREPVYGSIQSHVYHQPDSGWLAQIGPSNLRHYSSAEEAQRRGLRAAKSGGPRQRGTASPTRDGPAPRP, encoded by the coding sequence ATGCAGGCGTGCACGGGGCGGTGGTGGTGGACGGGGATCCTGTTCCTGCTGAGCGGCGGCCCGCTGGCCACCTGGGCGCTGGAGGCACAACCCGTCACCTTTGCTGCCAGCGATGGGCTGCGCATCCATGCGGCCTACTACCCACCCCCCCTGACACAACGTGACCCGGCCCCCATCGTCATCTTGCTGCACGGTCTGCACGAGTGTCGGGCCGCCTGGGAGCCGCTGCTGGCGCCGCTGCATGAGGCCGGTTTCGCGATCCTCGCACCCGATCTGCGCGGGCACGGCGAAAGCGCGACGACGGCGACGCGGGAAGCGGTGCAGGCGAACGAAGCCGCGGTTTTTCGTGCGATGCAGCATGATTTGCGGGGGGCCTACGACTGGCTCGCCGCATCGCCGCGCCACGACCGGGCACGTTTTGCCCTGGTGGGCACCGGGCTGGGCGTGAGCGTTGCGCTGCAATACACCGCGGCGGATCGTAGCGTGGACACCGTGGTCGGACTCTCGCCTCTGCTGGCGGCTCACGGCCTTGATCCGGCCGGCGACATCGCACAGATCACCGGTCGCCGGCTGCTACTGGTTGGGACGGACGAGGACCGGGATGCGATGTACTCGCTGAAAGCGCGCGGCGAAGGCATCGAAACACGCGCGCAGCGCGGGGCCCGCGAGCGGGGGGTGGGGCTTTTTACAGACGACGCGGATCTGGCCCGGACACTTGCCAGCGAACTGAAAACCGCGGTGGGCACCCCGGCGCGTGAACCGGTGTACGGTTCGATCCAGAGTCATGTCTATCATCAACCGGATTCCGGCTGGCTGGCGCAGATCGGCCCCAGTAATCTCCGCCACTATTCGTCGGCCGAGGAGGCCCAGCGCCGTGGCTTGCGGGCGGCCAAATCCGGCGGCCCGCGCCAGCGTGGCACCGCCAGTCCCACCCGGGACGGTCCAGCGCCGCGGCCATGA
- a CDS encoding sigma-70 family RNA polymerase sigma factor: protein MAGADSKAFEQVAMPHLDLLYRVARRLTRHQHEAEDLVQETYLKAYRAFENFELREFGIRPWLLRILHNTHLNRAVRENRAPQAVDHQTLEQSQSGDAAFVPTELDYERLDGEVKRALDQLAPDFRTVLLLWATDELTYQEMAEILDVPIGTVMSRLYRARREMAERLSEYAQEHRIPPTRDRA, encoded by the coding sequence ATGGCTGGCGCCGACTCCAAAGCGTTCGAGCAGGTGGCGATGCCGCACCTCGACCTCCTGTATCGGGTGGCGCGGCGGCTCACCCGCCATCAGCACGAGGCGGAAGACCTGGTGCAGGAGACGTATCTCAAGGCCTACCGGGCGTTTGAGAACTTCGAGTTGCGGGAGTTCGGCATCCGGCCTTGGTTGCTCAGAATCCTGCACAACACGCATCTGAACCGGGCGGTGCGTGAGAATCGTGCCCCGCAGGCCGTAGATCACCAGACGCTCGAGCAGAGCCAGTCCGGCGATGCCGCCTTTGTACCGACCGAATTGGATTACGAGCGGCTGGACGGCGAGGTGAAACGAGCCCTCGACCAGCTTGCACCGGACTTCCGCACGGTGTTGCTGCTCTGGGCGACCGATGAACTGACGTACCAGGAGATGGCTGAAATTCTCGACGTGCCGATCGGTACCGTGATGAGCCGGCTGTATCGCGCCCGTCGTGAGATGGCCGAGCGGCTTTCTGAATACGCCCAGGAGCACCGGATTCCGCCGACCAGGGACCGCGCATGA
- a CDS encoding MltA domain-containing protein has protein sequence MRRIGLGGVVVALALLVLTGCRKPADELVPFQPEVRDYSRPLPPGALALRKIPPEQYPDFGQGFGGRPGLREAIQHSLAYLAKPSSQRYFPYGDISHARAVASLQRFLVLLDTATSPAALNAAIRNEFDVYQSVGFDDRGSVYFTGYYTPIFDGRRQRSEAFRYPLYRLPPDLVKDPEGRTLGRRTAAGTIEPRYPTRREIESGRLLDGLEIAWVRSAFEAYIITVQGSAKLRLEDGRIYEVGYAGNNGHEYTPVALELVRDGHMTRDEVSLQAMRRFFEANPRSVYAYCWKNDRYVFFQEAPGGPFGSLNTPVIPFRSLATDKEVFPRACLSFLQANLPTDAGGQISYLQYGGFALDQDTGGAIRAAGRCDIYMGVGPQAEALAGRTGSEGQLYYIFVKQ, from the coding sequence ATGAGGCGCATTGGATTGGGTGGCGTGGTTGTCGCGTTGGCTTTGCTGGTATTGACCGGGTGCCGCAAGCCGGCGGATGAATTGGTCCCATTCCAACCGGAAGTGCGGGATTATTCGCGGCCGCTGCCACCGGGGGCGCTGGCTTTGCGGAAGATTCCGCCGGAGCAGTACCCGGATTTCGGACAGGGCTTTGGCGGGCGCCCGGGACTGCGTGAGGCCATTCAGCACAGTCTGGCTTACCTCGCCAAACCATCGAGCCAGCGCTACTTTCCTTATGGTGACATCAGCCACGCGCGCGCCGTGGCTTCGTTGCAGCGTTTTCTCGTGCTATTGGACACGGCCACATCGCCTGCGGCGCTCAACGCGGCCATTCGCAACGAGTTTGACGTCTACCAATCCGTGGGCTTCGATGACCGTGGGTCGGTCTACTTCACCGGCTACTACACGCCGATTTTTGACGGTCGGCGGCAGCGCTCTGAAGCATTCCGTTATCCCCTCTATCGCCTGCCCCCCGACCTGGTGAAGGACCCGGAGGGACGTACGCTCGGCCGACGAACGGCGGCCGGTACGATCGAACCGCGCTATCCGACGCGGCGTGAGATCGAGTCCGGACGGTTGCTGGACGGACTCGAAATCGCCTGGGTCCGCTCCGCCTTCGAGGCCTACATCATCACGGTGCAGGGCTCGGCGAAGCTGCGGCTGGAAGACGGCCGGATCTACGAGGTGGGCTACGCGGGGAACAACGGCCACGAGTATACGCCGGTGGCGCTGGAGCTGGTGCGCGATGGGCACATGACCCGTGACGAGGTTTCGCTCCAGGCGATGCGGAGATTCTTTGAGGCAAACCCGCGTTCGGTGTACGCCTACTGCTGGAAAAACGATCGGTACGTGTTTTTTCAAGAGGCGCCGGGCGGGCCGTTCGGCAGTCTGAATACCCCGGTGATTCCTTTCAGGTCACTGGCGACGGACAAGGAAGTCTTCCCACGCGCATGCCTTTCCTTTTTGCAGGCGAACTTGCCAACCGATGCGGGTGGGCAGATCAGCTACCTGCAATATGGCGGCTTCGCGCTGGATCAGGATACGGGTGGCGCGATCCGCGCCGCCGGCCGCTGCGACATCTACATGGGTGTCGGTCCGCAGGCCGAGGCCCTGGCGGGTCGCACCGGCTCTGAAGGCCAGTTGTACTACATCTTCGTGAAGCAGTAG
- a CDS encoding ThiF family adenylyltransferase yields the protein MTAGARNEPSPEAARYRRQMRFEPIGPSGQRQLRHSFISIIGCGALGSVLAETLVRAGVEAVRIIDRDFLEIDNLQRQVLFDEHDIAANLPKAEAAARKLRRINSAAEIEPVVADLCPANAEKLLADADLILDGTDNLETRYLVNDVAVAHKLPWVYGGCVAAEGRVLAVLPGRSACLRCVWPEPPAPGTLPTCDTAGVLGPAVNMVASLQALTALKLLTGHEAGVGGRLHALDVWTGRWVQITTLREADCPCCVQGVFAFLRGTRGATTTTLCGREAVQITPEPRADGGKLDFRTIVRGLPDRSHPRQNEFMLRFTLEHLQITLFPDGRAIVQGTNDPAVARGAYAKYVGM from the coding sequence ATGACTGCCGGCGCCCGCAACGAGCCCTCCCCGGAAGCAGCGCGCTACCGGCGGCAGATGCGCTTCGAACCCATCGGCCCATCCGGCCAACGCCAGCTCCGCCACAGCTTCATCAGCATCATCGGCTGCGGCGCACTCGGCAGCGTGTTGGCGGAGACTCTCGTGCGCGCCGGCGTCGAGGCCGTGCGGATCATCGACCGCGACTTTCTTGAGATCGATAACCTTCAGCGACAGGTGCTCTTCGACGAGCACGACATCGCCGCCAACCTGCCGAAGGCCGAGGCGGCTGCCCGCAAGCTGCGGCGCATCAACTCCGCCGCGGAGATTGAACCCGTCGTCGCGGACCTGTGTCCGGCCAACGCGGAGAAGCTCCTCGCCGATGCCGACTTGATTCTTGACGGTACTGACAACCTTGAAACCCGCTACCTCGTGAACGACGTGGCCGTGGCGCACAAACTTCCCTGGGTGTATGGCGGCTGCGTCGCGGCGGAGGGGCGCGTGCTCGCCGTGTTGCCGGGACGTTCAGCTTGTCTGCGCTGCGTCTGGCCGGAGCCGCCCGCGCCCGGCACGCTGCCGACGTGCGACACGGCCGGCGTGCTGGGGCCGGCGGTCAACATGGTGGCCAGTCTACAGGCGCTGACGGCGCTCAAACTGCTCACCGGGCACGAGGCGGGTGTTGGCGGGCGGCTGCATGCGCTGGATGTCTGGACCGGGCGGTGGGTACAAATTACCACGCTGCGAGAGGCGGATTGTCCGTGCTGCGTACAGGGGGTGTTCGCATTTCTGCGCGGTACCCGCGGCGCGACGACCACCACGCTCTGTGGTCGCGAAGCGGTACAGATTACGCCGGAGCCGCGTGCCGACGGGGGGAAGCTCGACTTCCGGACCATCGTGCGGGGCCTGCCGGACCGATCACACCCGCGTCAGAACGAGTTCATGCTGCGCTTCACGCTGGAGCATCTGCAAATCACGCTCTTTCCGGATGGTCGCGCGATCGTACAGGGCACGAACGACCCGGCCGTGGCGCGGGGCGCATACGCCAAGTACGTTGGAATGTGA
- a CDS encoding indolepyruvate oxidoreductase subunit beta: MEHNLILAGVGGQGILTIARAISAAALQRNLHVRQAEVHGMSQRGGAVQSHLRVADHELFSDLIPLGQVDMILAVEPLEALRYVHYLRPTGVLVVSTNAFMNIDNYPAIEQVLDRIAGFERHVLLDVDRLAKVAGSPLAANIVTLGAGALFLEIDAQELEDAVAEMFAAKGDKVVGINRRAFRLGRAAAAAYRDGLQRGGTSRAVRAWIDRLDAEALLAAEPPTPPSFDDLAAVENRLTGAEATAFERTLLRAYQENRRALYEHEVYVLIELIGAISPPRYVFVPTGNLLAREALATFPGERVVLKIVSPEVVHKTDAQGVVFCPKEYDIVRREMDRLVARQAAHAPVEGVLVVEYVESRGSGFGSELFVGVRATREFGPVIAAGLGGIDTEYLAQRMRPGIAVAKACAADTSAEEFLELFKRTAAYDLLAGRARGHDRIVSDGELLRCFRAFISLARHFCVDRGAEGPDVAELEVNPFAFRQQRMVPLDGRGRLGTAAPHPVPRPAQRIVKLLEPGAIAVLGASATAENFGRIIARNVRDGGFPCEHLYLVKEGLGELDGIRCVPTLEALPEPVDLLVVAVPAPALPEVVRSATASGKVGAALLIPGGVGETEAGAVLDQELRAAIAAARQRPDGGPVFIGPNCMGIQSRPGRYDTFFIPRSKLDPRWEAPPRRVALISQSGAFVITRQSNLGMLDAALAISLGNQIDVTLADVAAAAGSRTDIDVVAIYAEGFGNYDGLELVRHIRRMVADGKFVLFYKAGRTPSGRSAAAGHTAAVAGDYDVCLAAVANAGAVCVDTFSAFEQLLDLATALHTRTLGGLRVAALSNAGFETVGMADATVGDDYAIQMTALSDTTQTRLTEILHAHKLTGLVNARNPLDVTPMATDAAYAAALGVLLQAPEVDAVIAALVPLTPAMLTTAEELSRPGALPERLAELLRHTTKPVVCSVAAGRAYDPLVAALRRTGVPVFRSADEATRVLGRYLWARAAAGTTSGTDLPAATRTAEQPLRA; the protein is encoded by the coding sequence GTGGAACACAACCTCATCCTGGCCGGTGTCGGCGGACAAGGCATCCTGACGATCGCACGGGCGATCTCGGCGGCGGCGCTACAGCGGAACCTGCATGTGCGACAGGCCGAAGTACATGGCATGTCGCAGCGCGGCGGAGCGGTGCAGTCGCACCTGCGCGTTGCCGACCATGAACTCTTCAGCGACCTCATCCCACTGGGGCAGGTCGACATGATCCTGGCCGTGGAACCACTCGAAGCCCTGCGCTACGTGCATTACCTCCGGCCGACCGGTGTGCTGGTGGTGAGCACAAACGCGTTCATGAACATCGACAATTACCCCGCCATCGAGCAGGTGCTCGACCGCATCGCCGGATTCGAGCGGCACGTGCTGCTGGATGTGGATCGACTCGCCAAGGTGGCGGGTTCGCCGCTGGCTGCCAACATCGTGACACTCGGGGCGGGCGCCCTGTTTCTTGAGATCGATGCGCAGGAGCTCGAAGACGCCGTAGCGGAGATGTTTGCCGCAAAGGGTGATAAGGTCGTCGGCATCAACCGGCGGGCCTTCCGGCTCGGCCGGGCCGCAGCCGCGGCGTACCGTGATGGCTTGCAACGCGGCGGCACCTCGCGGGCCGTGCGGGCCTGGATCGACCGGTTGGACGCCGAGGCGCTGCTGGCAGCGGAACCCCCCACCCCGCCTTCGTTCGACGATCTGGCCGCGGTCGAGAACCGCCTGACTGGGGCGGAGGCGACGGCTTTCGAGCGGACGTTGCTGCGCGCGTACCAGGAAAACCGCCGGGCGCTGTACGAGCACGAGGTTTACGTGCTCATCGAACTGATCGGGGCGATCTCCCCGCCACGCTACGTCTTCGTACCGACCGGCAACCTGCTGGCCCGGGAGGCGCTCGCCACCTTCCCCGGTGAACGGGTCGTACTGAAGATCGTCTCCCCCGAGGTGGTCCACAAAACGGACGCACAAGGCGTCGTATTCTGCCCGAAGGAGTACGACATCGTCCGACGCGAGATGGACCGGCTCGTGGCCCGGCAGGCCGCCCACGCCCCCGTCGAAGGCGTGCTCGTGGTCGAGTACGTCGAGTCACGCGGCAGCGGCTTCGGCAGCGAACTCTTCGTCGGCGTACGCGCGACACGCGAGTTCGGCCCGGTCATTGCCGCGGGACTCGGCGGTATCGACACGGAGTACCTCGCGCAACGCATGCGACCGGGGATCGCCGTCGCCAAGGCCTGTGCCGCGGATACGAGCGCGGAGGAGTTTCTCGAGCTCTTCAAGCGCACGGCGGCGTACGACCTGCTGGCCGGCCGCGCCCGCGGACACGACCGTATCGTGTCCGATGGCGAGTTATTGCGCTGTTTCCGGGCATTCATCTCGCTGGCGCGGCATTTCTGCGTCGACCGTGGCGCGGAGGGCCCGGACGTCGCGGAGTTGGAGGTGAATCCCTTCGCCTTCCGCCAACAGCGCATGGTGCCGCTCGACGGTCGCGGGCGCCTGGGTACGGCTGCTCCGCATCCGGTCCCACGGCCGGCGCAGCGCATCGTGAAGCTGCTGGAGCCCGGGGCGATTGCCGTCCTCGGGGCCTCCGCGACGGCGGAGAACTTCGGGCGCATCATTGCCCGCAACGTGCGCGACGGCGGTTTCCCATGTGAACACCTGTATCTCGTGAAGGAGGGTCTGGGTGAACTCGATGGGATCCGCTGTGTTCCCACCCTCGAGGCGTTGCCGGAACCGGTGGACCTGCTGGTGGTCGCCGTGCCGGCCCCGGCCCTGCCCGAAGTCGTCCGTAGCGCCACCGCAAGCGGCAAGGTCGGGGCCGCCTTGCTGATTCCCGGTGGAGTGGGCGAAACCGAAGCCGGCGCCGTGCTCGACCAGGAGTTGCGCGCTGCGATCGCAGCCGCGCGCCAACGACCGGACGGTGGCCCCGTGTTCATCGGCCCGAACTGCATGGGGATTCAGTCGCGGCCGGGGCGCTACGACACCTTCTTCATCCCACGCTCCAAGCTCGATCCGCGCTGGGAGGCCCCACCGCGACGCGTGGCGCTGATCTCGCAGAGCGGCGCGTTTGTCATCACTCGCCAGAGCAACCTCGGCATGCTCGATGCCGCCCTGGCCATTTCGCTGGGCAATCAGATCGACGTGACGCTCGCCGACGTCGCCGCCGCGGCCGGCAGCCGCACCGACATCGACGTGGTGGCGATCTACGCCGAGGGTTTCGGCAATTACGACGGGCTCGAACTCGTCCGTCACATCCGCCGGATGGTGGCCGACGGCAAGTTCGTCCTGTTCTACAAGGCCGGCCGCACACCCTCCGGCCGGTCGGCCGCCGCCGGTCACACCGCGGCCGTCGCCGGCGACTACGATGTCTGCCTCGCGGCCGTCGCCAACGCTGGAGCGGTGTGTGTGGATACGTTCAGCGCCTTCGAGCAACTCCTCGATCTGGCTACCGCGCTGCATACGCGGACGCTCGGCGGGCTACGTGTGGCGGCGCTTAGCAATGCCGGCTTTGAAACCGTCGGCATGGCGGATGCGACGGTCGGCGACGACTACGCCATCCAGATGACGGCGCTTTCCGACACGACACAAACACGCCTCACCGAGATTCTCCACGCCCACAAGCTGACGGGGCTGGTCAACGCCCGCAATCCACTCGACGTGACCCCCATGGCCACGGACGCCGCTTACGCCGCCGCGCTCGGTGTACTACTCCAGGCACCGGAGGTCGATGCGGTGATCGCCGCGCTGGTGCCACTCACGCCGGCCATGCTCACGACCGCCGAGGAACTGTCGCGGCCCGGCGCGCTGCCCGAGCGACTCGCAGAACTACTGCGCCATACCACGAAACCAGTGGTGTGCAGCGTGGCAGCCGGTCGCGCGTACGATCCGCTCGTGGCGGCCCTGCGGCGGACAGGCGTACCGGTCTTTCGCTCGGCGGACGAAGCCACACGCGTGCTGGGGCGTTACCTCTGGGCCCGGGCGGCCGCCGGCACTACGAGTGGCACAGACCTCCCGGCCGCCACACGGACTGCCGAGCAACCCCTCCGGGCTTGA
- a CDS encoding indolepyruvate ferredoxin oxidoreductase, which produces MKTELLLGDEAIALGALHAGIGGAFAYPGTPSTEIFEYVAAAVRRGAPVAARWSANEKVAYEEALGMSYAGRRALVSMKHVGLNVAADPFVNSALTGANGGLVVVVADDPGMHSSQNEQDSRFYGEFAQIPILEPANQQEAYDFTRAAFELSEHYELPFMVRIVTRLAHSRANVRIATEDDGSPPPAQRPYPDADDWTLVPTNSRRRFRRLLELQPQLRTWSERHPLHAPRLAGQRGIIAAGIASNYVREALAGSTEDSYLRIAAYPLPVEGLRALVDHCSELLIFEDGYPFIEKRLLGTLGLPGKAVRGKLDGTLPPDGELTPDLVAAALGRPFVGTLGPLDDLTGRPPALCRGCPHADTFKALIEATGAFPNALLFSDIGCYTLGVLPPYRAVHSCVDMGASIAMAHGAAQAGAYPVLCTIGDSTFTHSGMTPLIGAIRSDADMTVFILDNAIVAMTGGQETMAAGEQLLNLLRGLGVPPEQLHLIDPLPKNHAENVTRVRSAIEHRGLSVVVAQRECIHNRRKARASEIPTAGACSVCGA; this is translated from the coding sequence ATGAAAACCGAGCTCCTGCTTGGGGATGAGGCGATCGCGCTGGGCGCTCTGCATGCCGGAATCGGGGGGGCCTTCGCGTACCCCGGAACCCCATCTACGGAAATCTTTGAGTACGTCGCCGCGGCTGTACGACGCGGGGCACCGGTCGCGGCGCGCTGGTCCGCCAACGAAAAAGTCGCGTACGAGGAAGCACTCGGGATGTCGTACGCCGGGCGCCGCGCACTGGTGTCGATGAAACACGTCGGGCTGAATGTGGCCGCGGACCCGTTCGTGAACTCCGCGCTGACAGGTGCGAACGGCGGACTCGTGGTGGTGGTCGCGGATGACCCGGGCATGCACTCATCGCAGAACGAGCAGGACAGCCGCTTCTACGGCGAGTTCGCGCAAATTCCGATCCTGGAGCCGGCGAACCAGCAGGAAGCATACGACTTCACACGGGCCGCGTTTGAGTTGTCGGAGCATTACGAGCTGCCGTTCATGGTGCGGATCGTCACACGGCTGGCGCACAGCCGGGCCAATGTCCGCATCGCCACGGAGGACGACGGCTCGCCCCCCCCGGCGCAGCGGCCCTATCCCGATGCGGACGATTGGACGCTTGTGCCGACCAATTCGCGACGCCGATTCCGGCGACTGCTCGAGTTGCAGCCGCAACTGCGCACCTGGTCAGAGCGTCATCCGCTGCATGCACCCCGGCTCGCCGGACAGCGCGGGATCATTGCGGCCGGCATCGCGAGCAATTACGTTCGCGAAGCGCTCGCCGGCAGCACGGAAGACTCGTACTTGCGGATCGCGGCGTATCCGCTGCCGGTCGAGGGGCTTCGCGCGCTGGTGGACCATTGCAGCGAGTTGCTGATCTTTGAAGACGGCTACCCATTCATCGAGAAGCGGCTGCTCGGCACCCTCGGCCTGCCGGGCAAGGCGGTGCGGGGCAAGCTCGATGGAACGCTCCCTCCGGATGGGGAATTGACACCCGACCTCGTGGCCGCGGCCCTGGGGCGTCCCTTCGTGGGCACGCTCGGACCACTCGACGACCTCACCGGTCGACCTCCGGCACTGTGCCGCGGCTGCCCCCATGCGGACACGTTCAAGGCGTTGATCGAAGCCACCGGCGCATTCCCGAATGCGCTGCTGTTCAGCGATATCGGCTGCTATACACTCGGGGTGCTGCCGCCCTACCGCGCCGTGCATTCGTGTGTGGACATGGGCGCATCCATCGCCATGGCGCACGGCGCTGCCCAGGCGGGCGCGTATCCGGTGTTATGCACAATCGGCGATTCCACCTTCACACACTCGGGCATGACACCCCTGATCGGCGCCATCCGTTCCGACGCGGACATGACCGTCTTCATTCTTGACAATGCGATCGTCGCAATGACCGGCGGCCAGGAAACCATGGCCGCCGGCGAGCAATTGCTCAACCTGCTACGGGGCCTCGGCGTCCCGCCGGAGCAGTTGCACCTGATCGACCCTTTGCCGAAGAACCATGCCGAGAACGTGACGCGCGTGCGCAGCGCCATCGAGCACCGCGGGCTGTCCGTGGTGGTGGCACAGCGCGAGTGCATTCACAACCGGCGGAAGGCCCGTGCGAGCGAAATCCCGACGGCCGGCGCGTGCTCCGTCTGCGGTGCGTAG